One stretch of Cryptosporidium parvum Iowa II chromosome 3, whole genome shotgun sequence DNA includes these proteins:
- a CDS encoding pyrophosphate-dependent 6-phosphofructokinase: protein MSNYKQTELKRNKGDSRDVSLLSASSLHEGQSNMQMWRRRWEPCLPHILRSPLSIKEVSAFEGMGKMERSDVSAYFPLTSGNSLVKFEAISDGSSSWKKFPARRIGVVLSGGQASGGHNVIAGLMSYIKLCNQSSQLFGFLGGPEGVYSGRYRELTEDDINGILNQGGFNIICSGRHKIETEEQMRASLEICEKLKLHGLVVIGGDDSNTNAAVLAEYFKRNSSSTVVVGCPKTIDGDLKNEVIETSFGYDTAVKTYSEQIGSIMDAIKTEGYGYYFVRLMGRSASHITLECGLQTRANMILIGEEIKEENRSLMSIVDEIVEMILKRDSLGKKHGIVLLPEGLIEFIPEFETLIKELNLILLKTNDRKQIIDSLSQEMKTLFLELPSDVQNQLLLERDPHGNVQVAKIATEELLVHMAKEKLERVKKDYILDNVKTHYFGYEGRCALPSNFDASYCFALGHTAAALIDNQRSGYMAVVRKLSLTPEQWEPAGCPLTYMMNIELRKGKSVPVIKKYLVDLKGQSYLAYCQVRSEWKLNDYYRNPGPIQFDGPNSGVTNYMISPPRVEDLLRMEDRCENKMSHKLSGSESSQNRSKDDMKIQKILLSTASKFNDDLIISSSCRDLDAYIITKCLPHQTGRHNSKILQLKEEEYSSGFTEIRENSQSKSSMGNSLACESLGLILSCLSTPGTQNVICGLVNGLPSLKQLIVFKSLSDFSEGKALKVDLTSEGSLAFFENSLNSGGCIFPNGVEIKMNVSEKKSSNTTLKANDNQEFTNSSCVLSCKGLVSNDFLSQLLSFFNMRAIAIVGNSEAATFGASISEQLICMSLNGMKSEIPVVFVPVCLENSISHQMIETCIGFDSVTKSISTLVGNLLTDSASATKYWYFMKMIGDKTSNVALEVGIQTHPNLVVIPERYADGKLSVYGSEMAGVTLDDIITEICDIICLRSNQGNNFGGLLVSEGLFDQVYPTREYRKIFSRFSTQNLCNASNSGCEILGSESLSRYEKKVVEDFKLIFSDIDTRLIENLINSRKICDVRTEIILSALVQKELKFRRSKNKIKNGMNPVCFSFTDQVRACIPSDFDSTLGLMYGMLASKIINSNLVGGYVTGIKGVLSQTDSWNMYAIPISSLMTLNIEGDKIQDSRNNSNLSFESKKLLTESTLGNAGHQLEFICKLNSVNLRNNPSFKLLMNHIEKWEVDNTYANPGPIQYFNLFKNLFNRTLFESEYVYTRNLKEMDQILLEIKTLCQLGVEKDILNSTIQHLKAIQNSISIMSSCNHRKSKPEQIECIQKTNSIANYTSNLKCKSNNNETNLEMIVNNIINQETCN from the coding sequence ATGAGTAACTATAAACAAACTGAACTAAAAAGAAACAAGGGCGATTCAAGAGATGTTTCACTACTTTCTGCTTCAAGCTTGCATGAAGGCCAATCAAACATGCAAATGTGGAGGAGAAGGTGGGAGCCATGCCTACCACACATACTAAGATCCCCGTTATCTATTAAGGAAGTTTCAGCTTTTGAAGGAATGGGGAAAATGGAAAGATCTGACGTTTCTGCCTATTTTCCTTTAACATCTGGAAACAGTTTGGTGAAGTTTGAGGCCATTTCAGATGGAAGTAGCTCATGGAAGAAGTTTCCCGCCAGAAGAATCGGAGTAGTATTATCGGGAGGTCAGGCCTCAGGAGGTCATAATGTGATTGCTGGATTAATGTCTTATATTAAACTTTGTAACCAAAGTAGTCAGCTTTTTGGATTTTTAGGAGGCCCAGAAGGAGTATATAGTGGGAGATACAGAGAGTTAACTGAAGATGATATTAACGGTATACTTAACCAGGGAGggtttaatattatttgttcaGGCCGTCACAAAATTGAAACAGAAGAACAAATGAGAGCTTCCTTGGAGATTTGTGAAAAACTCAAATTACATGGCCTAGTAGTAATAGGAGGAGATGATTCTAATACAAATGCAGCAGTTCTAGCAGAATACTTCAAACGTAACTCGTCTAGTACAGTAGTTGTAGGATGTCCCAAGACCATAGATGGAGATTTGAAAAACGAGGTAATTGAGACATCTTTTGGTTATGATACAGCAGTGAAAACTTATAGTGAACAGATTGGAAGTATTATGGATGCAATTAAAACTGAGGGATACGGATACTATTTTGTAAGGTTGATGGGAAGATCTGCATCTCACATTACTTTAGAATGCGGTCTTCAGACTAGAGCGAATATGATCTTGATTGGAGAAGAAATTAAGGAAGAGAACAGATCTTTGATGTCGATAGTAGACGAAATTGTAGAAATGATTCTAAAAAGAGATTCACTGGGAAAGAAACATGGAATTGTATTATTACCCGAAGGGTTAATAGAGTTTATTCCAGAATTTGAGACTTTaatcaaagaattaaatcTTATTTTGCTTAAAACTAACGATAGAAAACAGATTATAGATAGCTTAAGTCAAGAAATGAAGACTCTTTTCTTGGAGCTTCCTTCAGATGTACAAAATCAGCTCCTTTTAGAAAGGGATCCACATGGTAACGTTCAAGTAGCAAAGATAGCAACAGAAGAGTTGTTAGTACACATGGCAAAAGAAAAACTTGAGAGGGTAAAGAAGGATTATATTTTAGACAATGTTAAGACTCACTACTTTGGATATGAAGGAAGATGCGCTTTAccttcaaattttgatgCAAGTTATTGCTTTGCTCTTGGACATACTGCAGCAGCTCTTATAGACAATCAGCGTTCAGGATATATGGCAGTAGTCAGGAAGCTAAGCTTAACTCCTGAACAATGGGAACCAGCAGGATGTCCTCTTACATATATGATGAATATTGAGCTTAGAAAAGGGAAGTCTGTTCCCGTTATTAAGAAGTACTTAGTAGATCTTAAAGGACAATCTTACTTAGCTTATTGTCAAGTTAGATCTGAGTGGAAGTTGAATGATTATTACAGAAATCCAGGACCAATACAATTTGATGGTCCTAATTCCGGAGTAACTAATTATATGATTTCTCCTCCAAGAGTGGAGGATTTACTTAGAATGGAGGATAGATGCGAGAATAAAATGAGTCATAAATTATCAGGGTCAGAAAGCTCTCAAAATAGATCAAAGGACGACATGAAGATACAGAAGATCCTTCTTTCAACAGCTTCCAAGTTTAACGATGATCTAATCATTTCCTCCTCATGCAGAGATTTAGATGCTTACATTATTACTAAATGTTTACCTCATCAGACTGGGAGACACAACAGCAAAATACTACAATTAAAAGAGGAGGAATACTCATCAGGATTCACAGAGATAAGAGAGAACAGCCAGTCAAAATCTTCCATGGGTAATTCACTAGCTTGTGAGTCACTTGGATTAATTCTATCATGCCTTTCAACTCCTGGTACTCAGAATGTAATTTGTGGACTAGTCAATGGACTACCATCGCTTAAACAGCTTATAGTTTTTAAGTCTCTCTCAGACTTTTCAGAAGGAAAAGCTCTAAAAGTCGATCTTACTTCCGAAGGATCATTGGCTTTCTTTGAGAATTCTCTCAATTCTGGAGGCTGTATATTCCCAAATGGagtagaaataaaaatgaatgtCTCAGAAAAAAAGAGCTCAAATACAACTTTAAAAGCTAATGATAACCAAGAATTCACAAACAGCTCTTGCGTTCTTTCATGCAAAGGGCTAGTTAGTAATGACTTCCTCTCTCAACTCTtgtcattttttaatatgcGTGCAATTGCAATTGTGGGGAACAGTGAGGCGGCAACGTTTGGCGCCTCTATATCGGAGCAATTAATTTGCATGTCGTTAAATGGCATGAAGAGTGAGATCCCAGTAGTGTTTGTTCCAGTTTGCTTGGAAAACAGTATTTCTCATCAAATGATTGAGACATGTATTGGATTTGACTCTGTAACTAAGAGTATTTCAACTTTGGTTGGAAATCTGTTAACAGATTCAGCTTCAGCAACAAAGTATTGGTATTTCATGAAGATGATAGGCGATAAGACTTCAAATGTTGCTTTAGAGGTTGGAATACAAACTCATCCAAATTTGGTTGTAATTCCAGAAAGATATGCAGATGGAAAACTTTCAGTTTATGGTTCAGAAATGGCTGGGGTCACTTTAgatgatattattactgAAATTTGTGATATAATTTGTTTGAGATCTAATCAGGGAAATAATTTTGGCGGGCTCCTGGTATCAGAAGGTCTTTTTGACCAGGTATACCCAACAAGAGAGTATAGGAAGATATTTTCAAGGTTTAGCACTCAGAATTTATGTAATGCTTCAAATTCAGGATGCGAGATTCTGGGTTCTGAAAGTTTAAGTAGATATGAGAAAAAAGTTGTTGAGGATTTCAAACTTATATTTAGTGATATAGATACGAGACTTATTGagaatttgattaattcaagaaaGATATGTGATGTTAGGACTGAGATTATACTCTCAGCTCTGGTTCAAAAGGAACTCAAATTTAGAAGGTCtaagaataaaattaagaatGGGATGAACCCAGTGTGCTTTAGTTTTACAGATCAAGTCAGAGCTTGTATCCCTTCTGATTTTGACTCTACACTTGGATTAATGTACGGAATGCTTGcatcaaaaataattaatagtaaCTTGGTTGGGGGATATGTTACGGGGATTAAGGGGGTATTGAGCCAGACAGATAGTTGGAATATGTATGCTATTCCTATTTCCTCTTTAATgactttaaatattgaaggaGATAAAATACAGGATTCAAGAAACAACTCAAATCTTTCATTTGAATCAAAGAAACTTCTAACCGAATCTACACTAGGAAATGCTGGCCATCAACTTGAATTCATATGCAAACTGAATTCCGTTAATTTGCGCAATAACCCTTCATTTAAACTTTTAATGAACCACATTGAAAAATGGGAAGTCGATAATACTTATGCTAATCCAGGCCCTATTCAATACTTTAatctattcaaaaatttattcaacAGAACACTATTTGAAAGTGAATACGTTTATACGCGAAACCTAAAAGAAATGGATCAAATATTACTTGAAATTAAGACATTATGCCAATTAGGTGTTGAAAAGGATATTTTAAACTCTACTATACAACACTTAAAGGCAATTCaaaattctatttcaataatGAGCAGCTGTAACCACAGAAAATCTAAACCAGAACAAATAGAATGCATACAGAAAACAAACTCAATAGCAAACTACACATCAAACTTAAAATGCAAaagcaataataatgaaaccAATCTGGAAATGATTgttaacaatattattaatcagGAAACTTgcaattaa
- a CDS encoding hypothetical protein (transcripts identified by EST) — protein MCAIIYFTKNLVRDESRESLRCQEVTQLLLSLHRTTANPFPCSVSSLRRYGFHYLTSHLGLHQGNSRDCSLVMGSHRAMLLPGCSDTVSHPKPLTTPLGYSWALSQPVTI, from the coding sequence ATGTGTGCAATCATATATTTTACGAAAAATTTAGTCCGAGATGAATCTCGCGAATCACTGAGATGCCAGGAAGTTACACAACTACTGTTATCCTTACACCGTACTACAGCGAACCCTTTTCCGTGCTCTGTTTCCAGCCTCCGGCGGTACGGGTTTCACTATCTCACAAGTCACCTCGGTCTCCACCAAGGCAACTCTAGAGACTGCAGCCTTGTAATGGGCAGCCATCGTGCAATGTTACTTCCGGGATGTAGTGACACAGTATCCCATCCTAAACCTTTAACGACTCCACTTGGTTACAGCTGGGCGTTATCCCAGCCAGTCACTATCTAA
- a CDS encoding conserved small protein (transcripts identified by EST) produces the protein FSIKMSALFNFQSMIVVVLLSICTCSYLRPKIPGLIDNKKSGFLGILGKMAVIGDRLSPYVSFACILMAGMTLFYR, from the coding sequence TTCTCGATCAAAATGTCTGCTCTATTCAATTTTCAAAGCATGATTGTGGTGGTCTTGCTGTCAATATGTACATGCTCGTATTTACGTCCAAAAATTCCAGGCTTAATAGACAATAAAAAGTCAGGTTTTTTGGGAATTCTAGGTAAAATGGCGGTTATTGGAGATAGACTTAGCCCATATGTGTCATTCGCATGCATTCTAATGGCAGGCATGACATTATTCTATAGATAA
- a CDS encoding hypothetical protein (similar to Pf gi:23613644), producing MTNSSNEVKTDQGEKNVSISEPVRQTICISDVNQLSEKERVELRRQKFGACGPSTEAEKRLARSKRFGSTSEDDKRKLRQERFGMISEADKIKNRRERFGTMSRVNDPDHEKKIQARKLRFGLK from the coding sequence ATGACTAATTCTAGTAATGAAGTAAAAACTGATCAAGGAGAAAAGAATGTAAGCATTTCTGAGCCAGTAAGACAAACAATATGTATAAGTGATGTTAACCAACTTtctgaaaaagaaagagttGAATTAAGAAGACAGAAGTTTGGAGCATGTGGCCCATCCACAGAAGCTGAGAAAAGGCTTGCTCGTTCAAAAAGATTTGGTTCTACGTCAGAAGATGATAAGAGAAAGCTTAGACAAGAAAGATTTGGAATGATATCAGAAGCTgacaaaattaaaaatagaagAGAAAGGTTTGGAACAATGTCAAGAGTAAATGATCCAGATCATGAAAAGAAGATCCAAGCAAGAAAATTAAGATTTGGTTTGAAGTAG
- a CDS encoding U1 small nuclear ribonucleoprotein c like finger — MRRNKEVNNKHYCQVCKIWIENHPNNIRSHQEGGRHNYNLRKLLKSENYRELQKKKDEEEVRKEFMKLQGVEQTSNREKKRIKLIDKEVRSGSSTTFGDNVFTANYTFDDSKNIFEKKDHNESHDKTNEMGIIGKWEEVKESESAFLGNITLEQQDHTQIPNPFKPIEGCVQIKKNSLSQKVYSCISDIEGSFEEQQFNEKSTSDYQKAKNEKIKIVFKSRKIPR; from the coding sequence ATGAGGAGGAACAAAGAGGTAAACAATAAACATTATTGTCAAGTTTGCAAAATTTGGATAGAAAATCatccaaataatataagAAGCCACCAAGAAGGCGGAAGGCACAACTATAATTTAAGAAAGTTGTTGAAAAGTGAAAACTATAGGGAACTacagaagaaaaaagatGAGGAAGAGGTCCGAAAGGAGTTTATGAAGTTACAAGGGGTCGAGCAAACTTCTAATCgtgaaaagaaaagaatcaaACTGATAGATAAGGAAGTCAGATCAGGAAGTTCTACCACTTTTGGAGATAATGTTTTCACAGCCAATTATACCTTTGATGattcaaagaatatttttgaaaaaaaagatcaTAATGAAAGCCATGACAAAACGAACGAAATGGGAATTATTGGGAAATGGGAAGAAGTTAAAGAGTCTGAATCTGCCTTTTTAGGAAATATTACCTTAGAACAACAAGATCATACTCAAATCCCGAACCCATTTAAGCCTATTGAAGGATGTGTCCAGATCAAAAAGAATAGTTTATCCCAAAAAGTCTACTCATGTATTTCCGATATTGAAGGAAGCTTTGAAGAACAACAATTTAATGAGAAGAGTACTTCTGATTATCAAAAAGCGAAAAATgaaaagataaaaattgTCTTTAAATCTCGAAAAATTCCCCGTTAA
- a CDS encoding replication factor C like AAA+ ATpase: protein GNKLVKSKQILEMSTQIWIEKYRPKILDEMVGNEEVLTRLKVLAKHGNMPNLLLSGPPGTGKTTSIHCLASEMLGSKYGRAVLELNASDDRGIDVVRDKIKSFAREKIDLPEGRHKIVILDEVDSMTDSAQQALRRLMEVYSESTRFALACNQSTKIIEPIQSRCAIIRYSKLTDAQIRKRLFEIIKMENIPYVDSGIDTLVFTADGDMRIVINNLQATYHGFSMVSRDNVLKVSDIPSPEKIKSILDSCVKCNWRLAHSIVEELFIGGYSPLDIVITMRNVLKRYQLPERAILEYLKEVGRCHFVMLDGCATPLQLDKLLGQLCMISARCGLNSNKTN, encoded by the coding sequence GGAAATAAGTTGGTAAAAAGCAAGCAGATATTGGAAATGTCAACCCAAATTTGGATAGAAAAATATCGTCCAAAGATTTTGGATGAAATGGTTGGTAATGAAGAGGTTTTAACTCGATTAAAAGTCTTAGCCAAGCATGGTAATATGCCAAATCTACTTCTTTCTGGTCCTCCAGGAACAGGAAAGACTACTAGTATTCACTGTCTGGCTTCTGAAATGCTTGGAAGTAAATATGGTAGAGCTGTTCTAGAATTAAATGCATCAGACGACCGTGGAATTGACGTTGTTAGAGATAAGATCAAGAGCTTTGCAAGAGAGAAAATTGACTTACCTGAAGGAAGGCACAAAATTGTAATACTGGACGAAGTAGACAGTATGACAGACTCAGCACAACAAGCTCTCAGAAGACTAATGGAAGTTTACTCAGAAAGTACCCGTTTTGCTCTAGCTTGTAATCAatcaacaaaaattatAGAGCCAATCCAAAGTAGATGCGCAATTATTAGGTACTCAAAGCTTACAGATGCACAAATCAGAAAAAGATTATTTGAGATTATCAAGATGGAGAACATTCCATACGTTGATTCTGGAATTGACACTCTTGTATTTACTGCAGATGGAGATATGAGAATTGTAATTAACAATCTCCAAGCAACTTACCATGGATTTTCTATGGTTTCTAGAGATAATGTACTCAAAGTCTCCGACATTCCCTCTCCTGAGAAAATTAAGAGTATTTTGGACTCTTGTGTTAAATGTAACTGGAGATTAGCTCACTCCATTGTTGAAGAACTTTTTATTGGGGGTTACTCACCACTTGATATTGTCATTACCATGAGAAATGTATTGAAAAGATATCAACTCCCTGAAAGGGCCATTTTGGAGTACCTAAAAGAGGTCGGGAGATGCCACTTTGTCATGCTTGATGGTTGTGCCACCCCCTTACAATTAGACAAACTTCTTGGCCAATTGTGTATGATTTCTGCTAGATGTGgtttaaattcaaataagaCCAACTAA
- a CDS encoding GAF domain containing protein — MLNIPELKETLSWDDIYSLFESSLRISSNLDPKLLVNTILCECRKVINCRDCNLFIYDSINNVFYHGFDTSKYIISDSLLKKVLITKKYEILDDSDSDNYQLENNHDIKTRRFSNNAIYIPIYNTEKESPIAVLEILDKFKLNKDGIEVKDSFTQIDIIKLRCMSRVFSISVMNCEKYREVRNTKEKADNLLNLVQSLRPDLGLQSNLFTLCIHAQEIIESEHCIALIGIPERQQIISLISDTGNELLFNYEIGDIIHRIIETRHSLIIQNTGDDNKPRFENRLVECSCSSIRIVIGSSSVSTSNDDQFIRLLQKVYGGEKPIYNALVFPIYAERDNWSCIPTPSQRISSISSLSSAFSSFEIGHDYDDLVSVSPRNNSILNSSIISSSIVAPGSPKSDRVGRSSLVAQTHTNTRSSSLSPSNQFSQSNNTQAISLIVLINRLGVFKEKSKFTENDVRLLEPFGRIVAPNIGTLFQTSLFSYLQTIYNTDRNISFNKYQDKMPQDPPSFAFPHSNWKNRHSDVIFEEDEDGAKDLEK, encoded by the coding sequence ATGTTAAACATTCCAGAATTAAAGGAGACTTTATCTTGGGACGATATTTATAGCTTATTTGAGTCAAGCCTAAGAATCAGCTCAAATTTGGATCCAAAGCTACTTGTTAATACAATTTTATGCGAATGTAGGAAAGTCATTAATTGTAGAGATTGTAATTTATTCATCTACGATTCTATTAACAATGTTTTCTACCATGGGTTTGACACAAGCAAGTATATAATATCTGACTCCCTGCTTAAGAAGGTACTTATTACGAAAAAGTACGAAATTCTTGACGACTCAGATTCTGACAATTATCAACTAGAGAACAACCATGATATTAAGACAAGAAGATTTTCCAATAATGCTATTTATATTCCTATATATAATACTGAGAAAGAATCTCCAATAGCAGTTCTTGAGATTTTGgacaaattcaaattgaaTAAAGACGGTATCGAAGTTAAGGATAGTTTTACCCAAATTgacattattaaattaagaTGTATGTCCAGAGTATTCTCAATTTCAGTTATGAATTGTGAAAAGTACAGAGAAGTTAGAAATACTAAGGAAAAAGCTGACAATCTACTTAACCTTGTTCAATCTTTAAGACCAGATCTGGGACTTCAGTCTAACTTATTCACTCTCTGTATCCACGCTCAAGAAATCATCGAATCTGAGCATTGTATTGCTTTAATTGGGATTCCTGAGAGGCAACAAATCATATCTCTTATATCTGATACTGGGAATGAACTTCTATTTAATTATGAGATTGGTGATATAATTCATAGAATTATCGAGACTAGGCACTCTCTTATTATACAGAATACTGGAGATGATAACAAGCCACGTTTCGAAAATAGACTCGTTGAATGTTCATGCAGCTCAATTAGAATTGTGATAGGAAGCAGCTCTGTATCAACGAGCAATGATGATCAATTTATTCGCCTCCTACAAAAAGTGTATGGAGGTGAAAAACCAATCTATAACGCTTTAGTATTCCCAATTTATGCAGAAAGGGACAATTGGTCATGTATCCCGACCCCCAGCCAAAGGATCTCATCCATTTCTTCTCTTTCATCAGCCTTCTCATCATTTGAAATTGGACATGATTATGATGATTTAGTATCAGTTTCACCCAGAAACAATTCAATTCTGAACTCTTCAATCATTTCCTCCAGTATCGTTGCCCCTGGCTCTCCAAAATCGGATAGAGTTGGGAGAAGCAGCTTAGTTGCTCAAACTCATACAAATACAAGatcttcatctttatcTCCAAGCAATCAGTTTTCCCAGAGTAACAACACCCAGGCAATTTCTCTTATTGTACTTATTAATAGATTAGGCgttttcaaagaaaaatccaaatttaCTGAAAATGATGTCAGGCTTCTCGAACCATTTGGCAGAATTGTTGCTCCAAATATAGGTACTTTGTTCCAAacatctttattttcttatcTTCAAACAATTTACAATACTGACAGAAATATCAGCTTTAATAAGTATCAAGACAAGATGCCACAAGATCCCCCTTCATTCGCATTTCCTCATAGCAACTGGAAAAACAGACACTCTGATGTAATTTTCGAGGAGGATGAGGACGGAGCTAAAGACTTAGAGAAATAG
- a CDS encoding dual specificity phosphatase, translating to MEALKRLIDKRSERMAVVENISGSTESELILPERVNFYFAALRILHQLKRKTPEPMKGMQIQETISLICSLDQVISLYGALVTSPKSTIEDYEEKVESNMRTIISSINRLGFRDILQKEVQYSNKENLDLHRAQRIIPGIFLGGSTVANDLKKLKDLGITHIVCCLQGACKFPNEFLYLNIPIYDTPFEDISKYFSSSFDFIHNALSQSTVERPNNVYIHCAAGISRAPTICTAFLMRELGISSLQALNLIKLSRPYVAPNPGFLNQLYNYQLFLTSAKVCQKRQQISNSNQTQIQVQGVPYQTNLKRNVGRIK from the coding sequence atggaGGCCTTGAAGAGACTAATAGATAAAAGATCTGAGAGGATGGCAGTTGTTGAGAATATCAGCGGTTCAACTGAAtcagaattaattttaccAGAGAGAGTAAACTTTTATTTTGCAGCTTTACGCATTCTCCATCAGTTGAAAAGAAAGACGCCAGAGCCTATGAAAGGGATGCAGATACAAGAAACAATAAGCTTAATATGCTCTTTAGACCAAGTTATTAGCTTGTATGGAGCACTTGTAACTTCTCCAAAAAGCACAATTGAAGATTATGAAGAGAAAGTTGAAAGTAATATGAGGACTATCATCAGCTCAATCAATCGTTTGGGTTTCAGGGATATCCTTCAAAAAGAGGTCCAGTATTCTAATAAAGAGAATTTGGATCTTCACAGAGCCCAAAGGATTATTCCTGGAATTTTCTTAGGAGGAAGCACTGTAGcaaatgatttaaaaaaacttaaGGACCTTGGAATTACTCACATTGTATGTTGTCTACAGGGTGCATGCAAGTTTCCAAAtgaatttttgtatttgaatATCCCTATTTATGATACTCCATTTGAAGATATTAGTAAATATTTCTCCTCatcttttgattttattcaCAATGCACTATCTCAATCTACTGTGGAAAGACCTAATAATGTCTACATACATTGTGCTGCTGGTATTAGCAGAGCTCCAACAATTTGTACGGCCTTTCTAATGAGAGAACTAGGGATTAGCTCTTTACAAGCTTTAAATCTAATTAAGTTGTCTAGGCCCTATGTGGCGCCAAATCCAGGCTTCTTAAACCAATTATACAATTATCAGTTATTTTTGACTTCTGCTAAGGTTTGTCAAAAAAGACAACaaatatcaaattcaaatcaGACTCAGATTCAGGTTCAGGGTGTCCCATATCAAACCAACTTAAAGAGGAATGTTGGGAGAATCAAATAG